Proteins encoded in a region of the Myxosarcina sp. GI1 genome:
- a CDS encoding acyl-CoA dehydrogenase family protein — protein sequence MSLTQIIQKTKEIADFAAANADKLDKQAIFPVEEFQHFAVTGLLTAPLSRHWSGLGLGFETGHTEKLLLLLKEIGRGNLVVGRIYEGHVNALQLIQTFGTPEQIESYAADAKQHKIFGVWNAEAEDGVKIIPLDNRKYRLEGSKTFCTGCGYVERPFVNGKLPDGGWQMCIVAMEKAKTVVDSDWWQPSGMRATVSYKVDFTGVEIEQQSLIGQPGDYFRQPWLSGGVIRFAAVQLGGAEALFDATRQYLQKLDRCDHPHQQERLGKMAIAIESGKLWLQRAARLVDNYAPVFGGYPQDNHEQATKLVAYANMVRTAIEQICLDTIQLSQRSIGTLGLLPPEPMERLIRDLSLYLRQPAFDTAITNVGQYVLSKTDLARELWEL from the coding sequence TTGTCACTGACGCAAATTATTCAAAAGACCAAAGAAATTGCCGATTTTGCAGCAGCCAATGCGGATAAGCTAGATAAACAAGCTATCTTTCCCGTCGAAGAATTTCAGCATTTTGCAGTAACAGGTTTGTTGACTGCTCCTTTGAGCCGTCATTGGAGTGGGCTGGGGTTGGGTTTTGAAACGGGTCACACTGAGAAGTTATTACTGCTTCTCAAAGAAATTGGTCGTGGAAACCTGGTTGTAGGGCGTATTTATGAAGGTCACGTCAATGCTTTACAGCTAATCCAAACTTTTGGTACACCAGAACAGATAGAGTCCTATGCTGCCGATGCCAAACAACACAAAATATTCGGTGTTTGGAATGCCGAAGCCGAAGACGGAGTAAAGATTATTCCTTTAGATAACAGAAAGTATCGATTAGAAGGTAGTAAAACTTTTTGTACGGGCTGTGGTTATGTCGAGCGTCCATTTGTCAACGGTAAATTGCCCGATGGCGGATGGCAAATGTGTATTGTGGCGATGGAGAAAGCTAAAACAGTAGTAGATTCAGACTGGTGGCAACCATCGGGAATGCGGGCTACTGTTAGCTACAAAGTTGACTTTACCGGCGTAGAAATAGAACAGCAATCTTTAATCGGTCAACCTGGAGACTATTTTCGTCAACCTTGGTTGAGCGGTGGCGTAATTCGCTTTGCTGCGGTACAGCTTGGCGGTGCAGAAGCTTTATTTGATGCTACTCGCCAATATTTACAAAAGCTCGATCGCTGCGATCATCCTCACCAACAAGAACGTTTGGGTAAAATGGCGATCGCTATTGAAAGCGGTAAGCTCTGGCTTCAGAGGGCAGCGCGGTTAGTCGATAACTATGCCCCTGTATTTGGCGGATATCCCCAGGATAACCACGAACAAGCTACAAAACTAGTAGCTTATGCCAATATGGTGCGAACGGCGATCGAACAAATTTGTCTGGATACAATTCAGTTAAGTCAACGCTCGATTGGAACTTTAGGGTTACTCCCTCCCGAACCAATGGAGCGTCTGATTAGAGACTTGAGCTTGTATCTGCGACAACCCGCTTTTGATACGGCTATTACTAATGTCGGACAATATGTGCTTTCTAAAACTGACCTCGCTAGAGAGCTTTGGGAGTTGTGA